One segment of Ricinus communis isolate WT05 ecotype wild-type chromosome 8, ASM1957865v1, whole genome shotgun sequence DNA contains the following:
- the LOC8282705 gene encoding calcineurin subunit B isoform X2, with translation MGNASSMLTQYDIEEVQRHCHNLSDEFLSVPEFAMNPLCQRLLKMVDGLNFKDFVAFLSAFSAKASVEQKIGLIFKVYDSDGNGKVSFKDILEVLQDLSGSFMSDEQREQVLCQVLKEAGYTRESYLMLDDFIKVFGNSGLTMEVEVPVD, from the exons ATGGGGAACGCCTCATCAATGCTTACTCAATATGATATAGAAGAGGTTCAAAGACACTGCCATAATCTAT CTGATGAATTCTTATCGGTGCCTGAGTTTGCAATGAATCCACTCTGTCAG AGGCTACTTAAAATGGTGGATGGTTTGAACTTCAAGGACTTTGTGGCCTTCTTATCTGCATTTAGTGCTAAAGCAAGTGTGGAACAGAAAATAGGAC TTATATTTAAGGTATACGACTCAGATGGTAATGGAAAAGTATCTTTCAAGGACATATTAGAAGTGCTTCAAGATTTGTCTGGCTCTTTTATGTCTGATGAGCAAAGAGAG CAAGTGTTGTGCCAAGTTTTGAAGGAGGCAGGTTACACAAGGGAATCTTACTTAATGCTTGATGACTTTATTAAG GTTTTTGGAAACTCTGGCCTAACAATGGAGGTTGAGGTTCCAGTTGATTAA
- the LOC8282705 gene encoding calcineurin subunit B isoform X1 yields the protein MGNASSMLTQYDIEEVQRHCHNLFSQQEIVSLYQRFCQLDRNAKGFISADEFLSVPEFAMNPLCQRLLKMVDGLNFKDFVAFLSAFSAKASVEQKIGLIFKVYDSDGNGKVSFKDILEVLQDLSGSFMSDEQREQVLCQVLKEAGYTRESYLMLDDFIKVFGNSGLTMEVEVPVD from the exons ATGGGGAACGCCTCATCAATGCTTACTCAATATGATATAGAAGAGGTTCAAAGACACTGCCATAATCTAT TCTCCCAGCAAGAAATAGTGTCCTTGTATCAAAGATTTTGCCAGCTAGATCGTAATGCAAAAGGGTTCATTTCAGCTGATGAATTCTTATCGGTGCCTGAGTTTGCAATGAATCCACTCTGTCAG AGGCTACTTAAAATGGTGGATGGTTTGAACTTCAAGGACTTTGTGGCCTTCTTATCTGCATTTAGTGCTAAAGCAAGTGTGGAACAGAAAATAGGAC TTATATTTAAGGTATACGACTCAGATGGTAATGGAAAAGTATCTTTCAAGGACATATTAGAAGTGCTTCAAGATTTGTCTGGCTCTTTTATGTCTGATGAGCAAAGAGAG CAAGTGTTGTGCCAAGTTTTGAAGGAGGCAGGTTACACAAGGGAATCTTACTTAATGCTTGATGACTTTATTAAG GTTTTTGGAAACTCTGGCCTAACAATGGAGGTTGAGGTTCCAGTTGATTAA
- the LOC8282706 gene encoding uncharacterized protein LOC8282706, which translates to MFSLSFNSAVSGVMEPQRSSKAGAESLNVLQKLQEIFHHKEIKIALLKLGIYSSEQNLSVVNPKSNASSSKLKRIDELEIVDEIPEDFTPPDGMKEEDQREMHRAMNGRKLLTDSRASNSTEVVKLPLANSSSGKKGYVNSRNGKQVMQSSEIEQLSERLKFLEEESKLMKQEFLEQVEERKQLVNEIYQHFRAIYHCLQLEDPESGERCFDETYILYPREEGGLGTGLSEVLRQDSSSYVITGDDQRTNIMALKEAPEE; encoded by the exons ATGTTTTCTCTTTCATTCAATTCTGCAGTGTCAG GGGTGATGGAACCCCAACGTTCTAGCAAAGCTGGTGCTGAAAGCTTAAATGTCTTGCAAAAACTTCAAGAAATTTTCCATCACaaggaaataaaaattgcTTTGCTTAAGTTAGGCATTTACTCCTCAGAACAAAATCTTTCAGTTGTCAATCCAAAGAGTAACGCAAGCAGCAGCAAGCTTAAACGTATTGATGAACTGGAAATAGTGGATGAAATTCCAGAGGATTTCACCCCTCCTGATGGAATGAAAGAAGAGGATCAAAGAGAAATGCACAGGGCGATGAATGGTAGAAAACTATTAACAGATTCAAGGGCCTCAAATTCAACTGAGGTAGTGAAATTGCCACTAGCAAATTCTTCAAGTGGCAAGAAGGGTTATGTTAATTCTCGTAATGGCAAACAAGTTATGCAGAGTAGTGAAATTGAACAGTTGAGCGAGCGACTGAAGtttcttgaagaagaaagcaAATTAATGAAGCAAGAGTTTCTGGAGCAAGTGGAAGAAAGGAAACAACTGGTGAATGAAATATATCAGCACTTTCGGGCTATTTACCATTGCCTTCAACTTGAAGATCCAGAATCTGGAGAGAGATGTTTTGATGaaacttatattttgtacCCTCGTGAG GAAGGAGGGCTGGGAACCGGTCTGTCAGAAGTTCTACGCCAAGATTCAAGCTCTTACGTTATCACCGGGGACGACCAGAGGACCAATATCATGGCACTAAAGGAAGCTCCTGAAGAATAA
- the LOC8282705 gene encoding calcineurin subunit B isoform X3 has translation MNPLCQRLLKMVDGLNFKDFVAFLSAFSAKASVEQKIGLIFKVYDSDGNGKVSFKDILEVLQDLSGSFMSDEQREQVLCQVLKEAGYTRESYLMLDDFIKVFGNSGLTMEVEVPVD, from the exons ATGAATCCACTCTGTCAG AGGCTACTTAAAATGGTGGATGGTTTGAACTTCAAGGACTTTGTGGCCTTCTTATCTGCATTTAGTGCTAAAGCAAGTGTGGAACAGAAAATAGGAC TTATATTTAAGGTATACGACTCAGATGGTAATGGAAAAGTATCTTTCAAGGACATATTAGAAGTGCTTCAAGATTTGTCTGGCTCTTTTATGTCTGATGAGCAAAGAGAG CAAGTGTTGTGCCAAGTTTTGAAGGAGGCAGGTTACACAAGGGAATCTTACTTAATGCTTGATGACTTTATTAAG GTTTTTGGAAACTCTGGCCTAACAATGGAGGTTGAGGTTCCAGTTGATTAA